In Streptomyces sp. 1331.2, one genomic interval encodes:
- a CDS encoding 50S ribosomal protein bL37, translated as MSKRARKKKARRQKKANHGRKPGQ; from the coding sequence ATGTCCAAGCGCGCCCGTAAGAAGAAGGCCCGGCGTCAGAAGAAGGCGAACCACGGCCGCAAGCCCGGGCAGTAA
- a CDS encoding APC family permease: protein MPETTVPTVAAEPEPPDTGVGDERHRLSALGGLAALSLDAMASVAYGPESIVLVLAAAGAYGLGFTLPVTVAIAVLLAVLVASYRQVIAAFPDGGGSYAVAKAHLGRRTALTAAASLVIDYVLNVAVSVTAGVAALTSAVPGLYDQRVWLCLGVLALVTLVNMRGIAESARWFMAPTAVFVLSILAIIVVGLFRDGPASTAAAAGHASSLAENATTVGALLLLKSFAAGCSALTGVEAVANAVPSFRTPRVKRAQHTEVALGALLGVMLIGLAVLIGRFHLQPVEGVTVLAQLADASLGHGAGFYVVQFATVVLLGLAANTSFGGLPVLLDLLARDNHLPHVFALRADRQVYRYGVLFLAAVSAALLVGSGGDVNSLVPLFSIGVFVGFTICQVGMVRHWFLHRPDGWRWKAALNGFGAMLTGVATLVVTGTKFTEGAWGIVIALPLLVVLFEAVHRSYGRIGERLELGRVPGPVTRQRSLVVVPVTAITRLTRDGLSAALSLGDEVMAVTVVHEPTAAEALRRDWELWQPGVPLMEIPDDHRRLGRPIADFVNELGSEHAYDRLTVLIPEVEPARWWQRALQNRRGAVIDRALRRHTDAVVCRLRMRM, encoded by the coding sequence ATGCCAGAAACCACTGTTCCGACCGTAGCGGCCGAGCCCGAGCCGCCGGACACCGGCGTGGGCGACGAGCGGCACCGGCTCAGTGCGCTCGGCGGGCTGGCGGCGCTCTCGCTGGACGCGATGGCCTCGGTCGCGTACGGGCCGGAGTCGATCGTCCTGGTGCTGGCCGCGGCCGGCGCGTACGGGCTGGGCTTCACGCTGCCGGTGACCGTGGCGATCGCCGTGCTGCTGGCGGTGCTGGTGGCCTCCTACCGGCAGGTGATCGCGGCGTTCCCGGACGGCGGCGGCTCCTACGCGGTCGCCAAGGCGCACCTGGGCCGTCGGACGGCGCTGACCGCGGCCGCCTCGCTGGTGATCGACTACGTGCTGAACGTCGCGGTCTCGGTCACGGCCGGCGTGGCCGCGCTCACCTCGGCCGTGCCGGGCCTCTACGACCAGCGGGTCTGGCTCTGCCTGGGCGTGCTCGCGCTGGTGACCCTGGTGAACATGCGCGGGATAGCCGAGTCGGCGCGCTGGTTCATGGCACCGACGGCGGTCTTCGTGCTGTCGATCCTGGCGATCATCGTGGTCGGCCTGTTCCGGGACGGTCCGGCCAGCACCGCGGCGGCCGCCGGGCACGCCTCGTCGCTCGCCGAGAACGCCACCACCGTGGGCGCGCTGCTGCTGCTCAAGTCCTTCGCGGCCGGCTGCTCCGCGCTGACCGGCGTGGAGGCGGTGGCCAACGCCGTCCCCTCCTTCCGTACCCCGCGGGTCAAGCGCGCCCAGCACACCGAGGTCGCGCTCGGTGCGCTGCTCGGCGTGATGTTGATCGGGCTGGCCGTGCTGATCGGGCGCTTCCACCTGCAGCCGGTCGAGGGCGTCACGGTGCTCGCCCAGCTCGCCGACGCCTCGCTCGGCCACGGCGCCGGCTTCTACGTCGTCCAGTTCGCCACCGTGGTCCTGCTCGGCCTGGCCGCCAACACCTCCTTCGGCGGCCTGCCGGTGCTGCTCGACCTGCTCGCCCGGGACAACCACCTCCCGCACGTGTTCGCGCTGCGCGCCGACCGCCAGGTGTACCGGTACGGCGTGCTGTTCCTGGCCGCGGTGTCGGCGGCGCTGCTGGTCGGCTCCGGCGGGGACGTCAACAGCCTGGTACCGCTGTTCTCGATCGGCGTCTTCGTCGGGTTCACCATCTGTCAGGTCGGCATGGTCCGGCACTGGTTCCTGCACCGGCCGGACGGCTGGCGGTGGAAGGCCGCGCTGAACGGCTTCGGCGCCATGCTCACCGGTGTCGCCACCCTGGTCGTCACCGGCACCAAGTTCACCGAGGGCGCCTGGGGCATCGTGATCGCCCTGCCCCTGCTGGTGGTGTTGTTCGAGGCGGTCCACCGCAGCTACGGGCGGATCGGCGAGCGGCTGGAGCTGGGCCGGGTGCCCGGCCCGGTGACCCGTCAGCGGAGCCTGGTCGTCGTCCCGGTGACGGCGATCACCCGGCTCACCCGGGACGGCCTGTCGGCGGCGCTCTCGCTCGGCGACGAGGTCATGGCGGTCACCGTGGTGCACGAGCCGACCGCGGCCGAGGCGCTGCGCCGGGACTGGGAGCTGTGGCAGCCGGGCGTCCCGCTGATGGAGATCCCGGACGACCACCGGCGCCTGGGGCGGCCGATCGCCGACTTCGTCAACGAGCTCGGGTCGGAGCACGCCTACGACCGGCTGACCGTGCTGATCCCCGAGGTGGAGCCCGCCCGCTGGTGGCAGCGGGCGCTGCAGAACCGGCGCGGCGCCGTGATCGACCGCGCGCTGCGCCGGCACACCGACGCGGTGGTCTGCCGGCTGCGGATGCGGATGTGA
- a CDS encoding Na+/H+ antiporter — protein MHVVAIVLVLVVLATTVATFAGRLRVPAPSLLVLAGIGVALIPGVPALHIPPQVIGMVVLPPLLYASAEELSLRDLRTVWRPVTILSFGLVFASAAAVGFAAVAVAGLPPAMAFVLGAVLSSTDPVAVTALGRRLALPGRLQVLVQAESLFNDATSLVLFKVAVGIAVAVGASVSVPAAGGEFLLLGGGGSVVGAAVAGLVWLVRRRTTDPVLETVIALVTPYAAYVLAESAHTSGVTSVVVAGVLLGRSGHRLTDAHIRLQLHAVYAVVVFLLESIVFSIVGLELPTLVRELPPGTGWWPLQALALAAVLIAVRVLSTLPLTRAVKPSQGRGRLSWRVAGVVTWAGTRGVMPLAAALSIPLLADDGTKLTGRPLVLVLTTAVVVFTLVVQGLTLAAVVNRSGLALEPEHTAREEDDTRDALNRAALHHVENLAELEAVPDTALDRVRRALTARLDRTPETPDGTTADAAYRQLRHEVIAVQSTELHRLYDEHRISDTTRRRLQHDLDREEAALGTP, from the coding sequence ATGCACGTTGTGGCGATCGTTCTCGTCCTGGTGGTCCTGGCCACGACCGTGGCCACCTTCGCCGGGCGCCTGCGGGTGCCCGCGCCGTCGCTGCTGGTCCTGGCGGGCATCGGGGTGGCGCTGATACCCGGCGTCCCCGCCCTGCACATCCCGCCGCAGGTGATCGGCATGGTCGTCCTGCCGCCGCTGCTGTACGCCTCCGCCGAGGAGCTGTCGCTGCGGGACCTGCGCACGGTGTGGCGGCCGGTGACGATCCTCTCCTTCGGTCTCGTCTTCGCCTCCGCCGCCGCCGTCGGTTTCGCGGCCGTCGCCGTCGCCGGACTGCCGCCCGCGATGGCCTTCGTGCTCGGCGCCGTGCTCTCCAGCACCGACCCGGTGGCCGTCACCGCGCTCGGCCGCCGACTGGCCCTGCCGGGACGGCTCCAGGTGCTGGTGCAGGCGGAGAGCCTGTTCAACGACGCCACCTCGCTCGTCCTGTTCAAGGTGGCCGTCGGGATCGCGGTGGCCGTCGGCGCCTCGGTGAGCGTGCCGGCGGCGGGCGGGGAGTTCCTGCTGCTCGGCGGGGGCGGCAGCGTGGTCGGCGCCGCCGTCGCGGGCCTGGTGTGGCTGGTGCGCCGCCGCACCACCGACCCGGTGCTGGAGACGGTGATCGCGCTGGTCACCCCGTACGCGGCGTACGTCCTCGCGGAGTCCGCGCACACGTCCGGCGTCACCTCGGTCGTGGTCGCCGGGGTGCTGCTCGGGCGCTCCGGGCACCGGCTCACCGACGCGCACATCCGGCTGCAGCTGCACGCCGTGTACGCGGTGGTGGTGTTCCTGCTGGAGAGCATCGTCTTCTCCATCGTCGGCCTGGAACTGCCCACCCTGGTCAGGGAGCTGCCCCCGGGCACCGGCTGGTGGCCGCTGCAGGCGCTCGCGCTGGCCGCCGTCCTGATCGCGGTGCGGGTCCTCTCCACCCTGCCGCTGACCCGCGCCGTCAAACCCAGCCAGGGCCGCGGGCGGCTCTCCTGGCGGGTCGCCGGGGTGGTCACCTGGGCCGGCACCCGCGGCGTCATGCCCCTCGCCGCGGCCCTGTCCATCCCGCTGCTCGCCGACGACGGCACCAAGCTCACCGGACGGCCCCTGGTCCTGGTGCTGACCACCGCCGTCGTCGTGTTCACCCTCGTCGTCCAGGGCTTGACCCTCGCAGCCGTCGTCAACCGCTCCGGCCTCGCCCTCGAACCCGAACACACCGCCCGCGAGGAGGACGACACCCGCGACGCCCTCAACCGCGCCGCCCTCCACCACGTCGAGAACCTCGCCGAACTGGAAGCCGTCCCCGACACCGCCCTCGACCGCGTACGCCGCGCCCTCACCGCCCGCCTCGACCGCACCCCCGAAACCCCCGACGGCACCACCGCCGACGCCGCCTACCGCCAGCTGCGCCACGAGGTCATCGCCGTCCAGAGCACCGAACTGCACCGCCTCTACGACGAGCACCGGATCAGCGACACCACCCGCCGCCGGCTCCAGCACGACCTAGACCGGGAGGAAGCCGCCCTCGGTACCCCGTGA
- a CDS encoding esterase/lipase family protein, with product MRRNGRGGRRRLGWLLASVLALIGAAVPAGSASAAVPSNLTLEATYSSVANGWDRVERYLDTTPGFRQEQYPPDGRGNQDGQRLTFFGGVKQPFSGRFLLYSAPGWNTGAHQVPVLLVHGANDNPDRAWANPGESGGYGCGAASCPGTGLMQTLAGQGYRVFAIGFAHKQGDNLMQAQEVGDAVALIRAKLGVPRVDVVGWSKGEMSARAYVSSVKPAWGRPYAGDVRKLITLGGPNGGYDYPFAHGWAHDFSIWPQCGGAVNAPSPQLHMTCYGTYTAHPEFSFTPTSGYDDYPGQRQMLARWDSAFGVDQTQQDWYTTYYGGQGFYTDGGGIQAAIDAGSLIAPLHQAGVPSSVTAYLLAGGTPNVLGIFNEDRGPSDGVVFVASALDTTGFGTVGGTTLIASANHLELGWDSAASAQVAGWLN from the coding sequence ATGCGGAGGAACGGACGTGGTGGGCGGAGACGTCTGGGCTGGCTGCTCGCGAGCGTACTGGCGCTGATCGGTGCGGCCGTTCCGGCGGGGTCGGCCTCGGCGGCGGTGCCGTCCAACCTGACGCTGGAGGCGACCTACAGCAGTGTCGCCAACGGCTGGGACCGCGTCGAGCGCTACCTCGACACCACCCCCGGCTTCCGCCAGGAGCAGTATCCGCCGGACGGCCGCGGCAACCAGGACGGCCAGCGGCTCACCTTCTTCGGCGGCGTCAAGCAGCCCTTCTCCGGCCGTTTCCTGCTCTACTCCGCGCCGGGCTGGAACACCGGAGCGCACCAGGTCCCGGTGCTGCTGGTGCACGGTGCCAACGACAATCCGGACCGGGCCTGGGCCAACCCCGGCGAGTCCGGCGGCTACGGCTGCGGCGCCGCCTCCTGCCCGGGCACCGGGCTGATGCAGACGCTGGCCGGGCAGGGCTACCGGGTCTTCGCGATCGGCTTCGCGCACAAGCAGGGCGACAACCTGATGCAGGCTCAGGAGGTCGGCGACGCGGTCGCGTTGATCCGCGCCAAGCTCGGTGTCCCGCGGGTGGACGTGGTGGGCTGGAGCAAGGGCGAGATGTCGGCCCGGGCCTACGTTTCCTCGGTCAAGCCCGCCTGGGGCCGCCCGTACGCGGGCGACGTGCGCAAGCTGATCACGCTCGGCGGTCCGAACGGTGGCTACGACTATCCCTTCGCGCACGGCTGGGCGCACGACTTCTCGATCTGGCCGCAGTGCGGTGGTGCGGTCAACGCCCCCTCCCCGCAGCTGCACATGACCTGCTACGGCACCTACACCGCGCACCCGGAGTTCTCCTTCACACCGACGAGCGGCTACGACGACTACCCGGGGCAGCGGCAGATGCTGGCCCGCTGGGACTCGGCCTTCGGCGTCGACCAGACTCAGCAGGACTGGTACACGACCTACTACGGCGGGCAGGGCTTCTACACCGACGGCGGCGGCATCCAGGCCGCGATCGACGCCGGCTCGCTGATCGCCCCGCTGCACCAGGCCGGGGTGCCCTCCTCGGTCACGGCGTACCTGCTGGCCGGCGGCACGCCCAACGTCCTCGGGATCTTCAACGAGGACCGTGGCCCGAGCGACGGCGTGGTCTTCGTGGCCAGTGCGCTGGACACCACCGGTTTCGGCACCGTCGGCGGCACCACGCTGATCGCCTCGGCCAACCACCTGGAACTCGGCTGGGACAGCGCGGCGAGCGCGCAGGTCGCCGGCTGGCTGAACTGA
- a CDS encoding alpha/beta fold hydrolase — translation MITDRLVATDRLTVNYAEVEGRTGEPVVLVHGNVSSGVFWHSTMAELPPRYRPLAPDLRGFGGSEPLPVDATRGLRDHSEDLLSFVAELALGPVHLVGWSMGGGVVLQLLRDRPELVRSLTLVNPVSPYGFGGTHGVDGRLNSPDGAGSGAGGAAPEFVRLLREGEPGTGSPFAPRSVLDTAYVSEPLAEPDRYVAAMLTTRTGEDHYPGDSRTSEAWPGFGPGERGVLNSMAPTHFRIDDLEVVEPKPPILWIRGTADVIVSDASLFDLAHLGAIGAVPGWPGADTCPAQPMVAQTRAVLDRYAAAGGRVREVAVEGAGHSVQLERPKEFLAALVETLGGT, via the coding sequence ATGATCACCGATCGACTGGTAGCCACCGACCGGCTGACCGTGAACTACGCCGAGGTCGAGGGCCGGACCGGGGAGCCCGTGGTCCTGGTGCACGGCAACGTCTCCTCCGGCGTCTTCTGGCACTCGACGATGGCCGAACTCCCGCCGCGATACCGGCCGTTGGCGCCCGACCTGCGCGGCTTCGGCGGCAGCGAGCCGCTGCCGGTGGACGCCACCCGGGGTCTGCGCGACCACAGCGAGGACCTGCTTTCCTTCGTGGCGGAACTGGCACTCGGCCCGGTGCACCTGGTCGGCTGGAGCATGGGCGGCGGCGTGGTGCTGCAACTGCTGCGCGACCGGCCGGAGCTGGTCCGCTCGCTCACCCTGGTCAACCCGGTCTCCCCGTACGGCTTCGGCGGCACCCACGGGGTGGACGGACGGCTCAACTCGCCCGACGGAGCGGGCTCCGGCGCCGGCGGTGCGGCCCCCGAGTTCGTCCGGTTGCTGCGCGAGGGCGAGCCGGGCACCGGGTCGCCGTTCGCGCCGCGCTCGGTGCTGGACACCGCCTACGTCAGCGAGCCGCTCGCGGAGCCGGACCGCTATGTGGCGGCGATGCTGACCACCCGGACCGGCGAGGACCACTACCCGGGCGACAGCCGTACCAGCGAGGCCTGGCCGGGCTTCGGACCCGGCGAACGCGGGGTGCTCAACTCGATGGCGCCGACCCACTTCCGGATCGACGACCTGGAAGTGGTCGAGCCGAAGCCGCCGATCCTGTGGATCCGCGGCACGGCCGACGTGATCGTCTCCGACGCCTCGCTCTTCGACCTGGCCCACCTGGGGGCCATCGGTGCGGTTCCGGGCTGGCCCGGCGCGGACACGTGCCCGGCGCAGCCGATGGTGGCGCAGACCCGCGCCGTGCTGGACCGCTACGCCGCCGCGGGCGGCCGGGTGCGCGAGGTCGCGGTCGAAGGTGCCGGGCACAGCGTGCAGTTGGAGCGCCCGAAGGAGTTCCTGGCGGCGCTGGTGGAGACGCTGGGCGGGACGTGA
- a CDS encoding G1 family glutamic endopeptidase, whose translation MRRFVIRLAILASAATTLAAPAAPTAAAAAQGLAFRPLQYNTNGYNWGGYAATGSGFSSVSASWTEPNATCNSTNDLYAPWVGIDGYGSSSVEQTGVATDCSSGSPVDQAWYEMYPASPVYLSQSSYPVSAGDHITASVTYVGSNRYTLKLTDSSRGWTYTTTKSTSAQRTSAEVIIESPTGAYPDFGTLTFTSATVNGRSLGSAGPVALDPSSNGAYEATTGGLGSSGTSFTETFLQE comes from the coding sequence ATGCGCAGATTCGTGATCCGCCTCGCCATTCTTGCCTCCGCGGCCACCACACTGGCCGCCCCCGCCGCCCCGACCGCCGCGGCGGCCGCCCAGGGGCTCGCGTTCCGCCCGCTGCAGTACAACACCAACGGCTACAACTGGGGCGGCTACGCAGCGACCGGCAGTGGCTTCAGTTCGGTCTCGGCGTCCTGGACCGAGCCAAATGCGACCTGCAACTCCACCAACGACCTCTACGCCCCGTGGGTCGGCATCGACGGGTACGGCTCCTCCAGCGTGGAGCAGACCGGGGTGGCCACCGACTGCTCCAGCGGCAGCCCCGTCGACCAGGCCTGGTACGAGATGTACCCGGCGAGCCCGGTCTACCTGAGCCAGAGTTCGTACCCGGTGTCGGCCGGCGACCACATCACCGCCTCGGTGACCTACGTCGGAAGCAACCGGTACACCCTCAAGCTGACCGACTCCTCACGGGGCTGGACCTACACCACCACCAAGTCCACCAGCGCCCAGCGGACCAGCGCCGAGGTCATCATCGAGTCGCCGACCGGCGCCTACCCCGACTTCGGGACGCTGACCTTCACTTCGGCCACCGTCAACGGCAGGTCCCTCGGCTCCGCCGGGCCGGTCGCCCTCGACCCCAGCTCCAACGGCGCCTACGAGGCCACCACCGGCGGCCTGGGCTCCAGCGGCACCAGCTTCACCGAAACGTTCCTCCAGGAGTAG